A single Gemmatimonadota bacterium DNA region contains:
- a CDS encoding aldo/keto reductase, producing MPIATRQLGTTDAYVTELGFGSAPLGDLFQPVTDAKSRATLRAAWGAGIRYYDTSPWYGYGKSELRLGELLRQKSHGSYVVSTKVGRVFKATRDLKHFDQGFWCGGLPFDHVYDYSYDGIMRSYEDSLIRFGVHRIDLLLIHDLDPFYHNEPQIQAYLHQLFTSGWRALAELKASGDIKGVGAGLNKTGMMLRFLDLMPLDFFIVAMPYTLLDQDALDLELPRCVEDGIGIVIGAVFASGILVTGPTEDSTYGYYPATPEIMEKTRRIQAVCERHAVPLAAAALQFPLFHPAVASVIPGAVRPEYVESNLANYQHPIPADLWAELKSDGLIRDDAPVPD from the coding sequence ATGCCAATCGCCACGAGACAACTGGGCACCACGGACGCCTATGTGACCGAACTGGGTTTCGGCAGCGCGCCGCTGGGAGACCTGTTCCAGCCCGTCACGGACGCCAAGTCCCGCGCCACGCTGCGCGCGGCCTGGGGGGCCGGAATCCGCTACTACGACACGTCGCCCTGGTACGGGTACGGCAAGAGCGAATTGAGGCTGGGTGAGCTGCTCCGCCAGAAAAGCCACGGCTCCTACGTGGTGTCCACCAAGGTCGGCCGCGTTTTCAAGGCGACGCGGGACCTGAAGCACTTCGATCAGGGCTTCTGGTGCGGCGGGCTGCCCTTCGACCACGTCTACGACTACAGCTATGACGGGATCATGCGGTCCTACGAAGACAGCCTGATCCGCTTCGGGGTTCACCGTATCGACCTGCTGCTGATCCACGACCTCGACCCCTTCTACCACAACGAGCCGCAAATCCAGGCCTACTTGCACCAGCTGTTCACCAGCGGCTGGCGCGCGCTGGCGGAGCTCAAGGCCTCGGGCGACATAAAGGGCGTGGGCGCCGGCCTGAACAAGACCGGGATGATGCTGCGCTTCCTGGACCTGATGCCCCTGGATTTCTTTATCGTCGCCATGCCTTACACGCTCCTGGACCAGGACGCACTGGACCTGGAACTGCCCCGTTGCGTGGAAGACGGCATCGGCATCGTGATCGGCGCCGTCTTTGCCTCGGGCATCCTGGTCACGGGGCCCACGGAGGATTCGACCTACGGGTACTATCCCGCGACGCCCGAAATCATGGAGAAAACCCGTCGCATACAGGCGGTTTGCGAGCGGCACGCCGTGCCCCTGGCCGCGGCCGCCCTCCAGTTCCCGTTGTTTCACCCGGCGGTCGCGTCCGTCATTCCCGGCGCGGTCAGGCCCGAGTACGTCGAATCGAACCTGGCCAACTATC